GGTTACAGGAAAGTCCcagcagtgccatcaatcagtgcctatcagtgccaccaatcagtgcccataagtgatgccagtcagagttccccataagtgcccatcagtgccttctcatcagtgctgcccatcaatgcccatcagtgcctcccatcagtgcccatcagtgctgcctatcactgcccaccactgctgcctatcagtgctctccagtgccgcctatcagtgcccaccagtgccttatatcagtgccaccaattagtgcccatcagtgcggcttattagtgccccctcatcagtgcaacctaatcagtgcccataagtgccactacatcagtgcccataagtgccacctcatcagtgcccatcagtgcagcctcatcagcgcacataagaaaaattacttattcacaaaatttactgatagaaaataataaaaacttttttttttcaaaattttcattttttttttagtaaaaaattaaatcccagcagtgattaaataccaccaaaataaagctctatttgtgtgaagcaaaagataaaaaaatgaatttgggtacatgaccacgcaattatcattcaaagttcgacagcgctgaaagctaaaaaatgggcagaaagtgcccagtattgaggtgattAAACAGGAACGTCTGCACAACCAGAGCTATGCAGTCTACAGCAGAAGCTTGACCTGTAGACCCTGAGAGATGGTTGAATCATGTATGCCCGTTCCAGCTATTCTCTCATTTCTATAGGCAGCTTAACTTTCTTAACAACACAGATATATTCATATTGTGCAACCCCGGAATCTATCAAACAGCTTGCTAAATTTCATCCTAATAAAGAATTCCATTCCCTACCAATTCTGTTCATAAAACTAGCATTGGAATAATATTCTTTAAACCTAAATTGTCTATAAACAACTAAATACACCATTTTAGCATGTATAAAATTGATATTTAATTAACCGACCTGCCAGCTGGCTGGCTTTTTAATGGACTAGTAGTTTTGGCTTAGATATTTTACTTTAATGAGCCTTCTATCAGGGAGCTGAGTTATAAAATGGGTGTATATCCTGAGAATCAAAGTGGCCAGTGTCTGATTGCTAGATAATGAAGATCAACATGTAAGATTCCTTTTGACTACAAATGGGTGGCTTTGAACAGCAAAGGTTGATGTCTGTCCCAGTGATGTTGTTGATAAGCGGTTGGGGCAATGTGACTGATCTATGGCAAGGGCAGGGCCTCCCCTTCAATCTAAATAAACACTGACAACATCTCCTTTTTTCACATGCAAACAGCGGCTCTTCAGATTAGAGACTGTTTGTTCACCCTTGCATCATCTATGACACTGATTATCAAAAAAACCAACAGCTTTCCTCCTGGAGGGGGGATCAAGCAGGAGGAGCCTTAATATTGGAGACAAGCCTTTGTCAAATGATCAGCCTATCCCTGCCACTCCAGTATGATAATGGAGTAAAGTCATTCAGTTTTGCTCCTGgggctgagaaactgcaactgtGAACTTTCTAAAGCCCATCTTTGATAGATGATGccaccttcagagactgggtcagtAGGGCAGGTAAAGCCCCCTCTCCCAGAAAGTATCCTGCTGCCTCTTCTAATCTGAAAAGGATAATAGTATCCCAGAAGATAGATAACGTCAATGAATGAGTTACATTCTTTACTTTTATGAGTATATTAATTATTTCTTTTGTTGCTCCCTATGGAACTGTTTTCTGAAAACTGGAGTAAACATGAGGTTTGTCGCATATCAACTAATCAGGTTTCACACCTAAAGCATGCTTGCAACAGGGACAGCTGGATTCAAACAATTGCTGCCCATAGTAACCAATAAGACTCAATTTCTCACTTGTTGGATTCCAGCTAGTTGCCGTGGGCATCAGAATGCCCTGTTGGCTTCATTGTTCATAAAGTAGAACCCCTAGTTACCGATTAGTCTAGGAATACATAGGCGATGCAAACTCTTTTCAACTGAGATATTTAACTGCTTGTTGGCATCAAGCTCAATGTGCTATTAATGTGATGTAATGCAATAGAACAACTAGTTGAATCTCTCTGGAGCAAAGAGATGCCATAGTCAGTGTAACCCTGGGCTTAGATTCTTTCTCTTCTCTAGAACGATGTAGCCCAGAACAATGGGCAACTGATCATGTTTGCTACATCATTCATAAACTATCCCCCATAATGAATAGTGTGAATAAACTATGGGGAGCAGCTCCAGGTTCCCCAGCTTTCTTTGCTGGCAGCCCCGCACCACAATATTCTAATGATGGCCATTCTTAATCAAGGTTCTGtgaaactctagggttcctccagagattgctgggGGTTGATAGTTGttgacctcctatttgatggtgcctacatagttttgGGGTCaaaaccacttggcagagccagctgaaGAAcgccaattatctttttagctgtttgtaagGGAGGATTTGTTCCCTTGGcccccaatgtaaagagcatttttCCCATGAATtagttttaacaggggttccctgagacctaaaaaatatttcaagggttGTTCTAGGGTAAAAAAAAGGTTGAGTAAGGCTGAACTTCGGGAAAAGGAAAAATgttcctgcactgcaagggttaaatgcttgtttgatCTAGGGGGTCCCAAAAAGCACTTTTATTACCTAATCCACTGCTCCAAGctgcaatgctccatacacacaggaagttttttttcattcaacccagcgggctgaatgataACAAACATACATATTGCCATGCTAACACATCTGATATTAGTGCGGCGATCTTCCACTGAGCtatggtgttctgacagggggcctgACAGGGTTCCCCCCACCCAGAACACAATGGTCAGCCAGTGGCTgcgagcgctgatcggatgctggttttcaagcatactcgtccaacagaagccagttgtgtgaccagcttctgtcagacaagttgctgtacacacaggctgaacaTCAGCGGGTAACTGTTGTTTTCGGACGATTCCCGGCCCGTGTGTACCTAGCTTACCACTAAAACCCTCTGCCTCTTCTCCCATGTGTTCCAGGGGTCGCAGGTCTTCTGCTGTCATCAAGTCCAATGCCGAGATTAATGCATTGGATATGAGAATGTTGAAGGACAGTCCGTTGCTGGTGCATAGGGGAGTAGAGTCTGCCAGCTGCCAGGAGAGTggagaatcaggtaagtaaaactgctttttttaGCACCCTAGACCTGAACAAGCTTTTTACCCTTGCAGTGTGGAAGCAAGGGAAGATTTTTCCATGCCCTGGAGGGGAgctaaattttcaggacaagcttttggtgtGCTTGGATTTAAGAAGAAGGACGCACACCCTGAACGCTTGTCCTGAAAATGCAACTATTAGTACAAATAAGGCTGCcctcacactgatcagtttttttcttaccaaaagcGGAAGAAAAATGTATGACTGTTAAATCCTATGGAGCTCTTTACACTGGTTAATTGCAGGTCAGTTGCGCTTTTAAAAGTCCTGCACGCTGCATTTTTGGTgtgctaaaaaaaacacaccaaaagcaCACTTccacattgaaatgaatagaaattgcatcaaaaacttggtaaaaatgcaccaaaaaacccACTGGCTGTAGCGTTTTTGGAGTCACATGTCCTTTTTGCACAGGTGGGAATGCGGTAAAAATACGTCAAAAATGTACGTGCATTTTTACCACGTTTTTGCAACGAAGCAGCGTGaaagcagtcaaaaaaaaaaaaaactatatcgcAGATCGAACTCTGGTCTGGTCAACTCTGAGCTGTGTTAAAAGCAAGTTCGAACTCTGGTCAGCCTCCAACAACAgaagtcagaacacaatagcctcaGAGCGAGATTCATCCATCAATGCTGTTTAACATAGATGGAGGCatcgtttagatttttttttttaaagctggctttACTCCAGTAAATTTTTGAACAGACTTTGTACGAAAAATCTTGATGGTTGTCATTCAAAAGTACATCAACATTTTCTTTGCTAAAACGattgaatacaaaaaaaaacattttctttgctTTTAACAATCAATTTTGGCATGTATAGCATTTCCAGAAAGAAGAGTTTGTTCAGTTGAGAAATATTTTCCATACTGCTCCTTCAAACTTTCTCGTAACTATAGTTGAAAATGGTGAGAAAATGAAAACTATGGAGCAAAATTCTACCTGCGTACGGCCAGCTTTAGTGCTCATGCACATGGGCGTATGAAGAAATTCTCCAAACATCCATGCCTCTAATGCCACATTTTTCTGCATATGTATGCATGTTCACTCTCATATTGGGTTTAGAGGCGCATAAAATCATTGCGCGTACGTATACAGGCTCAAGCTCAtattgggtttagatacacatGAGCATAAACCCAATATATTGCcttggtgcccaacctgcggcccaaGGGCCACAAgcagccctttggtatatgatgtgcggccctcagacctcagcagtctgtagtgggaacattgactAGGGTAATAttattgatctctactagcctcatgtaacataaCATGAATAATATACGGCATttgttctaaaataaaaaaaaaataggttaggTTCGGAAGAAGacacaaaaaaaacccactggTTAGAAGTTGACTTCACTACTACACTCggtgcaagacatgtaaggaaggaAGGTCCTCTACTCTCTACTAATTTCAtctgacactttggggttgattaaaagtggaaagtgcaaaatgtgatgcagctctgcatagaaaccaatcggcttccagattttattgtcaaagcttaaagtagtTGTAGAGGCTGAAGGTAttgtaccttcatgcattctatgcatgaaggtacaaaaccttctgtgtgcagtggcatcccccccatcccccccccccaatccttacttGAGCCCCCTCAAATACAGTGATGTTCATGATAGCCTTGCCtgtatggggactctccctcctcattggctaagacagcagcagggcccattggcttccactgctgtcaatcacagctagtgagccaatgagtagaaaGTGGGGGGTGGCCGAGcgagggggtggagccaggagcgctggcgggagaCCCAAATAGAAGAGGAACagagctgccctgtgcaaaatcactgcaggtaagtataacatgtttgttatttaataaaaaaataaagctttaatatcattttaattgaagaagctgaagttagaagctgattgactaccatgcacagctgcaccagattttgcactctccagttttagtaaatcaacccctctgttatGTCATTCTGGCCAGACCCATGCCTGTCCCAAATTCAACCAATCTCATAATTTCGGTTGCTAACAAGGTTTTATCCTATTCGAGACCACGGCGTATCGGATTCGCCCCTTGACCTAATCAAGGTCAAGTGGGGGAGTAAGCTTCTCTCTCATGTTTCTCACTACGATAAATCAATGCTGGTCATTAACATCCTaatggcttcatgtacactacagctcctaaacttgcgtttaggagcatttggcattttttttgacAAACTCCATAAGGCCTATGTtaccatgtacacataggctttttgcATCGTTTAGGAGCTTctgtggttaggggaggttcaacctccctctcctgaacacggAAAAATCGCAAAAAGTGACAAAGCCGATTTTGCCGTGCCTTGCGTtttcaagtgtacatgaagcctaacacccacacacactttatttttattaataataaaaagaattttatataaaataaacttttatttttatataaaggaAGTCTGGGGCCCCTCTGACAGTGGGGGGCTCGGGGCAATTGTGTTTTTTGCTCCCTTATAAATTTGGCACTGTTGGCAACCAGGATTATTAATTTATTCTAGCCACTAGAATAAATGTATGTGCATAAGCGCACATTTATGCGTATATGGGGTAAGTTACAGTGGAAAACTCCTCTCTGAAAGCagatttggtgctttttttttcttttcttacgaAAACCTGATCTATGTTTGTAGCTAAACTTCAAAGAACGCAAGTGTCATCGGGAAACAAAAGCTGGATTTACAACCCTGGGGAGCTGTCTGTGGAAGTGGCCATAAACCTGGATGCCTTTTGTCTGTCAGCCCTAAATAAATAAGTTGTGTTTACAAACAGTGCAGCCTTGTACCTGCACTCCCTCACTTCCTACCTGCACTGGAGGGCCAGCTCTTTGTAGACACTTGGAAAAGTTCCCCAGGgagggagaagaaggaggaggaggaggagaggggggagtagGGAAAGTGTGGGATCACAGCTCTATGCAGGGGTCCTGCTGGAGGGCTACAGCCGTTCCGACCCATTGCAAACTAATCAACGTGTCAGCTTCACCTTTCTTATGCAAAGTAGATGTCGTATGCAAGGCGGATctccaacaggtttttttttttttttttctcatcccggGACACAGCCCCCCTACACAGCTGCTCCAGAAAGAGGAGTGACGAGGAGTGCGTGCATCACTCAACCACCACCGATCGCCTACAAGTGCAGCACATAGAGCCGGCAGGGAGGAAGGAGGCACGTCGGGCCAGCGCTGGCTCTGGACATGTGCGAGGAAGGGGCTCTGACCCCGCTGGTGGAGCGCTGATCGCGGCACACACGGGGACACGGAGCGCTCCAGGAGCACGCTGAGCTCTCTCCGCCACCACTTTTGGGGACATCGATCACTCGGAAGCGCGTTGGAGGACATTGATCTCTCCTGGAGCACAGTGGAGGACACTGATCTCTTCCATTACCCATTCCATCCAGAAGGAACGATGCAGCCCTGACTCCCCATCAGTGTTTCATTATCTCAGTCTTCGGTGAATTGCAGGCATGGAGATCCCAGCATCGCTCTTCAGATCTACCCTGCTTCTACTACTAGGAGTGTGTCACTGCTCTGGGATCAGCTCCATAGACACCGATCGGACTGGGGAAGGCAAATGTCAAGCCATTGAGATCCCTATGTGTAAGGACATTGGCTATAACATGACCCGGATGCCTAACCTGATGGGACATGAAAATCAGAGAGAGGCGGCCATCCAACTGCACGAGTTTGCCCCACTGGTGGAGTATGGCTGTCATGGTCATCTGAAGTTCTTCTTATGCTCCTTGTATGCTCCCATGTGTACTGAGCAGGTGTCCACTCCTATCCCAGCCTGCAGGGTCATGTGCGAGCAAGCCAGGCTCAAGTGTTCCCCCATCATGGAGCAGTTTAATTTTAAGTGGCCGGACTCTCTTGACTGCAGCAAATTGCCTAATAAAAATGACCCCAATTACCTGTGCATGGAAGCCCCCAATAATGGATCTGATGAGGCTCCTAGAGGGTCAAGTATGCTGCCTCCTATATTTAGGCCAAGACCTAATAGTGGCCATGATCTACAACCTAAAGATATTCCAAGCAGAGGGACCTGTGAAAACTCAGGAAAGTTTCACCATGTGGAGAAAAGTGCGTCTTGTGCTCCGCTTTGTACATCTGGAGTTGATGTATACTGGAGCAAAAATGACAAGAAGTTTGCCTTCATCTGGATTGCTATTTGGTCCATCCTGTGCTTTTTCTCTAGTGCTTTCACCGTCCTCACTTTCCTTATAGACCCCCAACGCTTCAGGTACCCAGAGAGGCCTATCATTTTTCTGTCAATGTGCTTCAGTGTGTACTCTGTAGGATACATCATTCGACTTTTTGCTGGAGCTGATAGTATCGCTTGCGACAGGGACAGTGGACAGCTTTATGTTATCCAAGAGGGCCTGGAAAGCACTGGTTGCACTATTGTGTTTCTCATCCTCTATTACTTTGGCATGGCAAGCTCTTTATGGTGGGTCATTTTAACATTGACATGGTTTTTGGCTGCAGGGAAGAAATGGGGACATGAAGCAATCGAAGCAAACAGCAGTTATTTCCATCTAGCTGCATGGGCTATTCCAGCTGTGAAGACCATCATGATCTTGGTGATGAGGAGAGTAGCTGGGGATGAACTGACTGGGGTCTGTTATGTGGGAAGCATGGATGTCAATGCTCTGACGGGCTTTGTGCTAATTCCTTTAGCATGCTACCTCATAATAGGCACCTCATTCATCTTGTCTGGTTTTGTGGCCCTTTTCCATATCAGGAGAGTGATGAAAACTGGAGGGGAGAATACTGACAAACTAGAGAAACTAATGGTCCGAATTGGGGTCTTCTCAGTCCTCTACACTGTTCCTGCCACCTGTGTCATTGCTTGCTACTTTTATGAGCGACTAAACATGGACTACTGGAAAATACTAGCCACGCAGGATAAGTGTAAGATGAACGCTCAGACTAACACCTTAGACTGTACTATGACAAACTCTATCCCAGCAGTGGAAATATTCATGGTGAAAATATTTATGTTGTTAGTGGTGGGTATCACCAGCGGGATGTGGATTTGGACTTCTAAGACCTTACAGTCCTGGCAGAATGTTTTCAGCAAGCGATTAAAGAAAAGGAGCAGGCGGAAACCTGCTAGTGTCATCACAAGTACTGGAATCTACAAAAAAACTCAACACCCACAAAAAATCCACCATGGAAAGTATGAATCAACCTTACAGCCCCCAACCTGTGTATGATATGAGTGGGCAAAGGGGACTGCTTGTTAGAAATTGCACACTCTAGCAAACCCAGCTCTGAACTTTGGGTCTTAGTCACCACAATGCAGCATGCCAAGGTAAAATCACTTTAAGAAGAACTTGAGTTTTATTTATCCTGTGGATAAATAGATTTGCCTGGCTTAAAGGGACATTATGGTAAATGCCCTCTTACAGTACTAATTTGTTTGGTATTATGTTTAATCCTAATTAGGTTGAAGTTTACTAGTTTTGCTTAGTGATATTCACGAAGTAAGGATGTAGTTTAGTTTAGGGAGTCAAGTTCTACAAAACTCAGTGGGCTTTAAGGACTCAGCCAGATTAAGGGGAAATTGGGGTTATTTGAAATTCCACCCACTAGTTGATAACCTTCCAAGCTttctctaaagctggccacacatctGATTGTACAGTTTCCTTTAAACTAATCAACATCTATGTAGTAGAAAGACCTTCCTAAACAGTTCTCAAATTTGATTTGATCTAGTAGGCTGTTGCACTAGCCATTGGTAAATGTAAAGGAGGGTGTACTATTAGATTTTAATGTGTGTGACCAGCTTAAAGTTGGCCACCCATAGGCAGATCTGTAATGCATGTTTAAGGAAAGATCAGGGATTGCCCAGTGTGTAGTTGGCAAAGTTTTTTTTTCAGACATGGGCAACTCATACACACTAAGCACatctttctgttttctttttttaaacaagggACTGATCCATAAACTGTCACAGAGGCTTTCAGGCAGGCTTGAAAATCTGTGGCGGAGAGAGAGAAATATGAGCTTGTTAACACTTCCGCTGCTCGCTTTTCTCTGGCAGCGCTCTGATTGGTCACATCACCTTTGATTATCATGTCTAGTCAGCCTAAGTGTTTGAAACTACTGATAACTACTGATATTTTTGATCATAGCTTACCTACATTATTcttttcttattcatttttttaaaaaagcttccCCACAGATTGTAGCATTAAATATTGTTAACCCTTCCATAGAATGGTGGCCTTCTGACCTCTGTGACACTCATAGGCGATCTGATGTTCTAAAGCTACAAAAGCAGTATTTAGGTCTGTCACTGGGAAATaatgtgcaatatttttttttgtccctacTACGTCAAAAGCAGAAACACATTATGTTTCTGCAAACAGAGGGCAACAAAAGGTTTCTTGACAAAAGAACTAAGGGGTCCATCCTTTGGAGGCCTTTTAGTCCTACCCTGTGGCTTTTTAATGGAAATCAAGCCAAATGTTATACACGTTGGGACTGTTTGGGTAAAAAAAAGGAGATGGATCAATTCAAAGGGCTTATTGACTCTTTCTATTGTGAAACAAATTCTAGCCATGAATAGATCAAAAAAGCACTAGATACTGCAAGAGAAACTTTGTATGTTGCGTTGCTCTTTGCTGTGTGGAATAGACacagttgttttgttttgtttttttttgtttttttttttgtacatatctatatatatttgtaacatacaattatttttcatgctctactattttattaaaaaaataaaataatgtacttTGGACTGAGGAGTGTTTGAACTTTGTATGATTTAGCAACTGTATCCAATAATGATTACCGAATGATGTGGAGGAGGATTTTCAAAACTATAATTGGTCTAGGCCAACTGGTACGTTGTTGAGTGTTGTACTATGTCAGCCATTCATTAATGCAGAAAGTTTGTAATTTAAGTGATATCCTTTTTTGGCTAATTTgagttattaaagatgcaagcttttgggATAGCTCAGATCTTTTCCTCAGGCCTTATAGGTTTCTCAAGGGATCTGAGTTATCCTGTTATCTTGCATCGTGAATAACTCATATTAGCCAATAAAGGATATCACTTAAATACCAAACTTTCTAAGTACCTGTAAGTAAAATATTAACATCCAATCACTCcaccatgtttgctgtgtcccatgAGTTTGAACAGTAATGTAGTGATACAAAATATTTGTGTTGTATGGAGGGTCAAGCAATACAAAAATACTTCTAGCCATGTGTGATCTATTGTTGCATAAATGTGTACCGTTTATGAAGTATCCCTGTAGGTATGCAGGTAAAATCAGTAGTCAACGCACATGTCTTGCATTATCTGGTTACATGCGCAAGAGCAAAAAAAAGTTAaggtattaataaataaataaaacaaattattcCCCGACCTAACTTGTTGCTTCAAGTGAAAACAAAATCAATGACCTGGGATAAAAGGCACGCCCCTTTGTAAATCATCCCATTTAGGTTGGTGTTCCCGTTCTGCCAATAAATAGATATCCATTGACATCGTAAGCCTATTGTATACCATGGGGGTTAAAAGGTGACCTGAAGCTTTCACTTGTTTCAATCCAAAATGAGATCTAATACAGATAGAACCCTATTCAGGAGGCTATACTTGATAACACATGACACCGAGAGGCTTTTAATACTTCATCTCTTGCTATATTATATCAACTTTCAAAGTCTGCAGATCATAAACCTGAGATTTGGATGACTTTCCAAACTGTGAAGTCTCTTCAAAGGATATCTCCAGTGTATTACAGAAAGATGAATAATCTGTTCTGTGGTGTGGAACACAACAATTAGTTTTCAAAAGAAATACTGTCATTTaaataatgggggaaaaaaaagaattggcATCATTTATGCCCTGCTACTTGCTTGAGTGCTGGGTCATCAACAATAATTTTCCCCCTGATGTCAGTAGCAGAAACAATACAATGTATTCCCTTTAATTGTATATTCTGACCCTTTAAACATGTGCTACCTTTAAAGTTTGTGCCTAAATGAAACATCAAAAGCACATTCAGAGTGTATTTCATGATGGGAAACTAGAAAATAttttctaaggctccatgcacactggcttaaaaatcgctgctacTTCAGGAGTTTTGTGCTTTGCCTGTAGAagtagctcaatgttatcctatgtgtccatgcacattagcatGATTACAGgtatattttaagctcagcgtttagaagcaggaaaaaaaaacccttctggtttgcgttt
This window of the Aquarana catesbeiana isolate 2022-GZ linkage group LG01, ASM4218655v1, whole genome shotgun sequence genome carries:
- the FZD10 gene encoding frizzled-10; the encoded protein is MEIPASLFRSTLLLLLGVCHCSGISSIDTDRTGEGKCQAIEIPMCKDIGYNMTRMPNLMGHENQREAAIQLHEFAPLVEYGCHGHLKFFLCSLYAPMCTEQVSTPIPACRVMCEQARLKCSPIMEQFNFKWPDSLDCSKLPNKNDPNYLCMEAPNNGSDEAPRGSSMLPPIFRPRPNSGHDLQPKDIPSRGTCENSGKFHHVEKSASCAPLCTSGVDVYWSKNDKKFAFIWIAIWSILCFFSSAFTVLTFLIDPQRFRYPERPIIFLSMCFSVYSVGYIIRLFAGADSIACDRDSGQLYVIQEGLESTGCTIVFLILYYFGMASSLWWVILTLTWFLAAGKKWGHEAIEANSSYFHLAAWAIPAVKTIMILVMRRVAGDELTGVCYVGSMDVNALTGFVLIPLACYLIIGTSFILSGFVALFHIRRVMKTGGENTDKLEKLMVRIGVFSVLYTVPATCVIACYFYERLNMDYWKILATQDKCKMNAQTNTLDCTMTNSIPAVEIFMVKIFMLLVVGITSGMWIWTSKTLQSWQNVFSKRLKKRSRRKPASVITSTGIYKKTQHPQKIHHGKYESTLQPPTCV